In one window of Leifsonia sp. NPDC080035 DNA:
- a CDS encoding DUF58 domain-containing protein, giving the protein MAGRGRAASPLKKPRPTARGWTFGAVGVVTLAASAFFGRTDVLFVGVFFTVIVLAAMISVTVDRPRLTVARSFHPDVVAVGEKATIVTTARNLSSRPSPAARWREFAPDAIQVQPSAPFPRLGPHQLNVSHGRDTVVLRQDIVAARRGSHAVGPLIVSRTDTFGIAYAEYAIGQPRQLLVTPRVVPLRRGELDVAHSEGTEHELQRHSIPSADELIAREYRPGDPLRRVHWRATARHDKLMVRQEEQRSNPEAWLLMDTRAGEATEDAFETLVEFIASIGVHLLDNGFVVSVVETGERQLGGRSGAGRSGTLGSSTPTYDVGSADRLLLADLAAVDAVAAARDDAVAELAAGLRRAGRPVPVFAVLLCTTPELGALAALRGMGDPAVAFLGPSVDPDVEEVLADAGWLCVSFETGADPAEAWQRAALRQRAAVTHG; this is encoded by the coding sequence GTGGCCGGTCGCGGGCGTGCGGCGTCGCCGCTGAAGAAGCCGCGCCCCACCGCGCGCGGCTGGACGTTCGGCGCGGTCGGCGTCGTCACGCTGGCGGCCTCCGCCTTCTTCGGCCGGACGGACGTGCTGTTCGTCGGCGTGTTCTTCACGGTGATCGTGCTCGCCGCGATGATCTCCGTCACGGTCGACCGGCCGCGGCTGACCGTCGCCCGCAGCTTCCACCCGGACGTGGTCGCCGTGGGGGAGAAGGCGACCATCGTCACCACGGCCCGCAACCTGTCCTCCCGACCCAGTCCGGCCGCGCGCTGGCGGGAGTTCGCACCGGACGCGATCCAGGTGCAGCCGTCCGCGCCCTTCCCGCGGCTCGGCCCGCACCAGCTGAATGTCTCGCACGGCAGGGACACGGTGGTCCTGCGCCAGGACATCGTCGCCGCCCGCCGCGGCTCGCACGCCGTCGGACCGCTGATCGTCAGCCGGACCGACACCTTCGGCATCGCCTACGCGGAGTACGCCATCGGCCAGCCTCGGCAGCTGCTGGTGACCCCGCGTGTGGTGCCGCTGCGGCGCGGCGAGCTGGATGTCGCGCACAGCGAGGGCACGGAGCACGAGCTGCAGCGGCACAGCATCCCGAGCGCGGACGAGCTGATCGCCAGGGAGTACCGGCCGGGCGACCCGCTGCGGCGCGTGCACTGGCGCGCGACCGCCCGGCACGACAAGCTGATGGTCCGCCAGGAGGAGCAGCGCAGCAACCCGGAGGCGTGGCTGCTGATGGACACCCGCGCGGGCGAGGCGACGGAGGACGCCTTCGAGACGCTCGTCGAGTTCATCGCCTCCATCGGCGTGCACCTGCTCGACAACGGCTTCGTGGTGAGCGTGGTCGAGACGGGGGAGCGGCAGCTCGGCGGCCGCAGCGGCGCCGGGCGCTCCGGCACTCTCGGCTCGTCGACCCCGACGTACGACGTCGGCAGCGCCGACCGCCTGCTGCTCGCGGACCTGGCCGCAGTGGATGCGGTGGCCGCGGCTCGCGACGACGCGGTGGCCGAGCTCGCGGCCGGCCTGCGCCGGGCGGGGCGGCCGGTCCCGGTGTTCGCGGTGCTGCTCTGCACGACGCCCGAGCTCGGCGCGCTGGCTGCTCTGCGCGGGATGGGCGACCCGGCGGTCGCCTTCCTCGGCCCGTCGGTCGATCCGGACGTCGAGGAGGTGCTCGCGGATGCCGGCTGGCTCTGCGTCTCCTTCGAGACCGGCGCCGACCCGGCGGAGGCGTGGCAGCGCGCTGCGCTGCGGCAGAGGGCGGCGGTGACCCATGGTTAG
- a CDS encoding MoxR family ATPase, whose protein sequence is MNSYATRQPTESSVAPEEVGRAAPGMDLDELRRAAEQITTNVESVIDGKHDAVQTALVVLLAEGHLLIEDVPGVGKTMLAKSLAKSVDCTVSRIQFTPDLLPSDVTGVSVYNQAERRFEFKPGAVFANIVIGDEINRASPKTQSALLECMEERQVTVDGSTYPLSAPFIVVATQNPVEMEGTYALPEAQRDRFMARIAMGYPDEDSELAMLTTRDTSSPLSRIGPVVTSEELRSMMTTARSVFASAPVKQYAVDLVRATREDRDLRLGASPRATLQLVRAAKAMAALDGRDFVLPDDIDALAVPVLGHRLLPTSRALGHHHESAPVIADIVRRIVASTPVPVGSGAIGGGRE, encoded by the coding sequence ATGAACAGTTACGCGACGCGTCAGCCGACGGAATCCTCTGTCGCCCCGGAGGAGGTGGGCCGGGCCGCGCCCGGGATGGACCTGGACGAGCTCAGACGCGCCGCGGAGCAGATCACCACGAACGTGGAGTCCGTGATCGACGGCAAGCACGACGCCGTGCAGACCGCCCTCGTCGTCCTGCTCGCCGAGGGCCACCTGCTGATCGAGGACGTGCCCGGCGTCGGCAAGACGATGCTGGCGAAGTCGCTGGCCAAGTCGGTCGACTGCACGGTCAGCCGCATCCAGTTCACGCCGGACCTGCTGCCGAGCGACGTCACCGGCGTCTCGGTGTACAACCAGGCGGAGCGGCGCTTCGAGTTCAAGCCGGGCGCTGTGTTCGCGAACATCGTGATCGGCGACGAGATCAACCGCGCGAGCCCGAAGACGCAGTCCGCTCTGCTGGAGTGCATGGAGGAGCGCCAGGTCACCGTGGACGGATCGACGTATCCGCTCTCCGCCCCGTTCATCGTCGTCGCGACCCAGAACCCGGTCGAGATGGAGGGGACCTACGCGCTGCCGGAGGCGCAGCGGGACCGGTTCATGGCTCGCATCGCGATGGGCTACCCGGACGAGGACTCCGAGCTCGCGATGCTCACAACGCGGGACACCTCCAGCCCGCTCTCGCGGATCGGGCCGGTGGTCACCTCCGAAGAGCTCCGCTCGATGATGACGACGGCGCGCAGCGTGTTCGCGTCCGCACCCGTGAAGCAGTACGCGGTGGATCTTGTGCGCGCCACCCGCGAGGACCGCGACCTGAGGCTCGGCGCCAGCCCGCGCGCGACCCTGCAGCTGGTGCGCGCGGCGAAGGCGATGGCCGCCCTTGACGGACGGGACTTCGTGCTCCCTGACGACATCGACGCTCTCGCGGTCCCCGTGCTCGGCCACCGGCTGCTGCCGACCAGCCGGGCGCTCGGCCACCACCACGAGAGCGCTCCGGTGATCGCGGACATCGTGCGGCGCATCGTCGCCTCGACCCCGGTTCCGGTCGGGTCGGGCGCGATCGGCGGCGGTAGGGAGTAG
- a CDS encoding DUF3488 and transglutaminase-like domain-containing protein: MVSETLAVGVPAVARRRFGYWRLTGALVVQVLAVSFALLGLIQGPGWWFALMLPSAFLLVAGAALRTIGVARGLVPVLQLVLSALIMTAAFGGGTGLLGLIPTPATVQRWGAYGQQAMLSIYQQGTPAEALPEFFFLVVGGACLLAVILDTTAIALRTPAFTAIGVIAVLVVPGALLGDGLDPISLAASAAAFLWVLRCDVRTRRPGTPRPGAALSVGASAIVVAVLLAGTAPGFDRGGAASFTAGGISIGGTVTPLIDLGKDLRRPAAVRALSYTTSAAAGQYLKLASLDQFTGSVWKHRERDTKRLSDGATIGPVAGLSDQVKTVKIQTTVQIDDMTSRWLPAPYPVQSVKGLNGTWSWDPDDLTIGGINATTQGQKYTASSLLLQPTADQLKAAGGIVPADVERDLFLPPNTPAIIGKTAVEATAGAISEYDKAVALQDYFRDNGFVYSTQTPLKQGYDGDGARVIATFLDVKSGYCVHFASAMALMARSLGIPSRVAEGYLPGASSGGTANNPGEYTVTSDDLHAWPELYFAGVGWVPFEPTVGRGTVPAYTRPETTTTVPVPGATSGATSAPKRVVPTDPANVAGASSTAPPSPLQPVLSGLGVAVLVLAVLLTPAVLRRVRRRNRLRRLGESWGGASVVWDELRDTARDLGWSAPDTETPRAFAGRIAAAVAGTEGEEAVLRLLAVRERDAFGPPTRAVAVGLADDLVRVIDALQARAGRAIRLKAALIPVSLLPAAWPSAANAGRPA; this comes from the coding sequence ATGGTTAGCGAGACGCTCGCCGTCGGGGTGCCTGCGGTCGCCCGGCGCCGGTTCGGCTACTGGCGCCTGACCGGTGCGCTCGTGGTGCAGGTGCTCGCCGTGAGTTTCGCCCTGCTGGGCCTCATCCAGGGCCCCGGTTGGTGGTTCGCCCTCATGCTGCCGTCGGCGTTCCTGCTCGTCGCCGGCGCCGCGCTGCGGACCATCGGCGTCGCGCGCGGCCTCGTGCCCGTCCTGCAACTGGTGCTGTCGGCACTGATCATGACCGCTGCGTTCGGCGGGGGGACGGGCCTGCTCGGGCTCATCCCGACTCCGGCGACGGTGCAGCGCTGGGGAGCGTACGGGCAGCAGGCGATGCTCTCGATCTACCAGCAGGGCACACCGGCCGAGGCGCTGCCCGAGTTCTTTTTCCTCGTCGTCGGCGGCGCGTGCCTGCTCGCGGTGATCCTCGACACGACGGCGATCGCGCTTCGCACGCCGGCGTTCACCGCGATCGGCGTGATCGCCGTTCTCGTCGTCCCCGGTGCCCTGCTCGGCGACGGCCTCGACCCGATCTCGCTCGCGGCGTCCGCCGCCGCCTTCCTCTGGGTGCTGCGCTGCGACGTCCGCACCCGCCGGCCGGGCACGCCGCGACCGGGCGCCGCCCTGTCCGTCGGCGCGTCGGCGATCGTCGTCGCGGTGCTGCTCGCGGGCACCGCGCCCGGGTTCGACCGCGGCGGCGCGGCGTCGTTCACCGCGGGCGGCATCTCCATCGGCGGCACCGTCACCCCGCTGATCGACCTCGGCAAGGACCTGCGCCGCCCGGCGGCGGTACGGGCGCTCAGCTACACGACCTCGGCCGCCGCCGGACAGTACCTCAAGCTCGCATCGCTCGACCAGTTCACCGGCTCCGTCTGGAAGCACAGGGAGCGGGACACGAAGCGGCTCTCCGACGGCGCGACGATCGGACCGGTCGCGGGACTCTCCGACCAGGTCAAGACGGTGAAGATCCAGACCACCGTGCAGATCGACGACATGACGAGCCGGTGGCTCCCCGCTCCCTACCCCGTCCAGTCGGTCAAGGGACTGAACGGCACCTGGTCCTGGGACCCGGACGATCTGACGATCGGCGGCATCAACGCGACGACGCAGGGGCAGAAGTACACCGCGTCCAGCCTGCTGCTGCAGCCCACGGCCGACCAGCTGAAGGCGGCCGGCGGGATCGTCCCCGCCGATGTGGAGCGCGACCTGTTCCTGCCGCCGAACACGCCGGCGATCATCGGGAAGACCGCGGTGGAGGCCACCGCGGGTGCGATCTCCGAGTACGACAAGGCGGTCGCGCTTCAGGACTACTTCCGCGACAACGGCTTCGTCTACTCGACGCAGACGCCGCTCAAGCAGGGATACGACGGGGACGGCGCACGCGTCATCGCGACGTTCCTCGACGTCAAGAGCGGATACTGCGTGCACTTCGCCTCCGCGATGGCCCTGATGGCGCGGAGTCTCGGCATCCCGTCCCGGGTGGCGGAGGGCTACCTGCCCGGCGCGAGCAGCGGCGGCACCGCCAACAACCCCGGTGAGTACACCGTGACCAGCGACGACCTGCACGCCTGGCCGGAGCTCTACTTCGCGGGCGTCGGCTGGGTGCCGTTCGAGCCGACCGTCGGCCGGGGCACCGTTCCCGCGTACACGCGCCCGGAGACCACGACGACTGTCCCGGTGCCGGGCGCGACGAGCGGAGCGACGTCCGCGCCCAAGCGCGTGGTGCCGACCGACCCTGCCAACGTCGCCGGCGCCTCCTCGACCGCACCGCCGTCGCCGTTGCAGCCGGTGCTCTCCGGGCTGGGAGTCGCGGTGCTCGTGCTCGCGGTGCTGCTGACGCCTGCCGTCCTCCGCCGGGTGCGCCGCCGGAACCGGCTGCGGCGTCTCGGCGAGTCCTGGGGCGGCGCGTCCGTCGTCTGGGACGAGCTGCGCGACACCGCCCGCGACCTGGGCTGGTCGGCGCCGGACACCGAGACGCCCCGCGCCTTCGCCGGACGCATCGCCGCCGCGGTCGCCGGGACGGAGGGGGAGGAGGCGGTGCTGCGCCTGCTCGCCGTCCGCGAGCGCGACGCGTTCGGTCCGCCGACCCGAGCCGTCGCCGTCGGTCTGGCCGACGATCTGGTCCGCGTGATCGATGCGCTCCAGGCTCGAGCGGGGCGGGCGATCCGGCTGAAGGCGGCGCTGATTCCTGTGTCCTTGCTGCCAGCCGCCTGGCCGTCGGCCGCGAACGCCGGGAGACCCGCGTAA
- a CDS encoding DUF177 domain-containing protein has protein sequence MKEQRLSIPVTEKLGEGLLAVSEGATIDVDLRMESMHEGILVTAEAETTATGVCGRCLIDIEQPVQVDFQELFAYPAEEAFDYEVHDDHVDLEPLIRDAVVLALPFQPVCRPDCPGLDPETGERLADLPEREPEQTVDPRWSALAGFQASDTESTSTMSTPTGPATGSGEER, from the coding sequence ATGAAGGAGCAGCGGCTCAGCATCCCCGTGACCGAGAAACTGGGGGAGGGACTGCTCGCCGTGTCGGAGGGCGCGACCATCGACGTCGACCTGCGGATGGAGTCGATGCACGAGGGCATCCTGGTCACCGCGGAGGCGGAGACGACCGCGACCGGGGTCTGCGGACGGTGCCTGATCGACATCGAGCAGCCTGTCCAAGTCGATTTCCAGGAACTTTTCGCGTATCCTGCTGAGGAAGCTTTCGATTATGAGGTTCACGACGACCACGTGGATCTTGAACCTCTGATCAGGGATGCGGTGGTGCTGGCACTGCCGTTCCAGCCGGTGTGCCGGCCGGACTGCCCGGGTCTCGACCCCGAGACCGGGGAGAGGCTGGCGGATCTACCGGAGCGTGAACCCGAGCAGACCGTCGATCCTCGCTGGTCTGCGCTTGCGGGTTTCCAGGCTTCCGACACCGAATCCACAAGCACAATGTCCACCCCTACTGGCCCGGCGACCGGGTCCGGAGAAGAGAGATAG
- the rpmF gene encoding 50S ribosomal protein L32 has product MAVPKRKQSRANTHARRSQWKAEVPTLVKTIENGKVTYSLPHRAKVVEDSAGTALFMEYKGRKVADV; this is encoded by the coding sequence ATGGCCGTTCCGAAGCGGAAGCAGTCTCGCGCCAACACGCACGCCCGTCGTTCGCAGTGGAAGGCCGAGGTCCCCACGCTCGTCAAGACCATCGAGAACGGCAAGGTCACCTACAGCCTGCCGCACCGTGCCAAGGTCGTCGAGGACTCCGCGGGCACCGCCCTCTTCATGGAGTACAAGGGCCGCAAGGTCGCCGACGTCTGA
- the mutM gene encoding bifunctional DNA-formamidopyrimidine glycosylase/DNA-(apurinic or apyrimidinic site) lyase, translating to MPELPEVEVVRAGLAAAVSGATILGVEVFEPRSLKRHDPVAGAFETLLTGRVMQTPARRGKFLWIPLEGTPRRAIVAHLGMSGQILLREPGVQEAGLLRIRLHIETAPTLDGDHRELWVHFVDQRIFGSMAVDALVPTPDGAPAGLGTDEPLIPTQVAHIARDPLDPAFGDAAFAAALAKRGSGIKRVLLDQTVVSGIGNIYADESLWAARIHYEQPANSLSRAKVRTLLAEVRHVLEKALAEGGTSFDAQYVNVNGNSGYFAHSLNAYGRQGEPCPRCGTPIVREKFMNRSSHFCPHCQRLRLPRA from the coding sequence GTGCCCGAGCTTCCCGAGGTTGAGGTCGTCCGCGCGGGCCTCGCGGCCGCCGTCAGCGGTGCGACCATCCTCGGTGTCGAGGTGTTCGAGCCCCGCTCGCTGAAGCGCCACGATCCCGTGGCCGGCGCGTTCGAGACGTTGCTGACCGGCCGCGTCATGCAGACCCCGGCCCGGCGCGGGAAGTTCCTCTGGATCCCGCTGGAGGGCACGCCGCGTCGCGCGATCGTCGCCCACCTCGGGATGAGCGGGCAGATCCTGCTGCGCGAGCCCGGGGTCCAGGAGGCCGGGCTGCTGCGCATCCGGTTGCACATCGAGACGGCTCCGACGCTCGACGGCGACCACCGCGAGCTGTGGGTGCACTTCGTCGACCAGCGGATCTTCGGATCGATGGCCGTGGATGCGCTCGTGCCGACCCCCGACGGCGCGCCCGCTGGTCTCGGCACCGACGAGCCGCTGATCCCGACGCAGGTCGCGCACATCGCCAGGGATCCGCTCGACCCGGCGTTCGGCGACGCGGCCTTCGCCGCGGCGCTCGCCAAGCGCGGCAGCGGCATCAAGCGCGTGCTGCTCGACCAGACGGTCGTCAGCGGCATCGGCAACATCTACGCCGACGAGTCGCTGTGGGCGGCGCGCATCCACTACGAGCAGCCGGCGAACTCGCTGAGCCGCGCGAAGGTCCGCACGCTGCTCGCCGAGGTGCGGCACGTGCTCGAGAAGGCGCTGGCCGAGGGTGGCACGAGCTTCGACGCCCAGTACGTGAACGTGAACGGCAACTCCGGCTACTTCGCGCACAGCCTGAACGCCTACGGCCGGCAGGGCGAGCCGTGCCCGCGCTGCGGCACGCCGATCGTGCGCGAGAAGTTCATGAACCGTTCCTCGCACTTCTGCCCGCACTGCCAGCGGCTGCGGCTCCCACGCGCCTGA
- the coaD gene encoding pantetheine-phosphate adenylyltransferase codes for MNRIAVVPGSFDPVTLGHLDVIERAAGMWDEVHVLVVHNPDKSALLPIAQRVALLEKSIEDAGIVGNIVVASWSVGLLVDYCTDVGAHVLVKGIRSQVDVAYETPMAIVNRHLAEVETVFLLPNPANAHVSSSLVRQVSALGGDVSPYVPAAVYDYLQET; via the coding sequence ATGAACAGGATCGCCGTAGTCCCTGGATCGTTCGACCCGGTCACGCTGGGGCATCTCGACGTGATCGAGCGTGCCGCGGGGATGTGGGACGAGGTCCACGTGCTGGTGGTCCACAACCCGGACAAGTCCGCCCTGCTGCCCATCGCGCAGCGGGTGGCGCTGCTGGAGAAGTCCATCGAGGACGCCGGGATCGTCGGGAACATCGTCGTCGCATCGTGGTCGGTCGGCCTCCTCGTCGACTACTGCACGGACGTCGGCGCACATGTTCTGGTGAAGGGGATCCGCTCCCAGGTGGATGTCGCCTACGAGACGCCGATGGCGATCGTGAACCGGCATCTCGCCGAGGTCGAGACGGTGTTCCTGCTGCCGAATCCCGCGAACGCCCACGTCTCCAGCTCGCTCGTCCGCCAGGTCTCCGCCCTGGGCGGTGACGTCAGCCCGTACGTCCCCGCCGCCGTCTACGACTATTTGCAGGAGACATGA
- a CDS encoding ATP-dependent DNA helicase RecG, whose protein sequence is MTSATAPAVESAVTLDSKLSGVLGGRTASAFEKAFGMRTVSDLLSHYPRRYAKRGELTALANLPLDENVTIIAEVLRVQERPMRARRGSILEVKISDGEGILTLTFFNQAWRSKDLVPGVRGIFAGKVSAYRGALQLAHPDYELFEPDSPDAVLPGGAAAKEWAQTPIPIYPATGTVASWQVQKAVGIVLDALGPTPDPVPDAVVAERGLLSFRHALEGIHRPQKDAQWQRARDALRFQEAFVLQTALLQQRAASREAAATPRRAAPDGLLARFDAALPFELTGDQVVVGREISSDLDSEAAMHRLVQGEVGSGKTLVALRAMLAVADSGGQSALLAPTEVLAAQHLRSIAAMLGPDLSAQLMPTLLTGQLSAAERKRALLRTVSGQARIVVGTHALLGDAVTFFDLGLVVVDEQHRFGVEQREALRAKGGTPPHVLVLTATPIPRTVAMTVFGDLDVSTIAQLPAGRQGIESFVVPLADRPGWERRIWERASEEIAKGRQVFVVCPAIAGKDAEDDAEEQPADADADPSAPARPVASVESVAAQVRADPLFAGKRIGVLHGKLPSETKDEVMRAFAAGDIDLLVATTVIEVGVNVPNASAMVVMDADRFGVSQLHQLRGRVGRGDIPGLCLLVTAAEQGSLARERVEAVAATLDGFELANVDLELRREGDVLGSRQSGGRSSLRLLRVVSDGELIAEARVAAEETLSGDGGLAAHPALAAALARRLDETERAFLGRS, encoded by the coding sequence ATGACCTCTGCCACCGCTCCGGCCGTCGAGAGCGCCGTCACGCTCGACTCCAAGCTCAGCGGCGTGCTCGGCGGGCGCACCGCCTCCGCGTTCGAGAAGGCCTTCGGGATGCGGACGGTCTCCGATCTGCTCAGCCACTACCCGCGTCGGTACGCCAAGCGGGGCGAGCTCACGGCGCTCGCGAACCTCCCGCTGGACGAGAACGTCACGATCATCGCCGAGGTGCTCCGGGTGCAGGAGCGGCCGATGCGGGCCAGGCGCGGCTCCATCCTCGAGGTCAAGATCTCGGACGGCGAGGGCATCCTCACCCTCACCTTCTTCAACCAGGCGTGGCGGTCGAAGGATCTGGTGCCCGGGGTCCGCGGCATCTTCGCCGGCAAGGTGTCCGCGTACCGCGGCGCGCTGCAGCTCGCGCATCCCGACTACGAGCTGTTCGAGCCGGACTCGCCGGACGCGGTGCTCCCGGGCGGAGCCGCGGCGAAGGAGTGGGCGCAGACCCCGATCCCGATCTACCCGGCGACGGGGACGGTCGCGAGCTGGCAGGTGCAGAAGGCGGTCGGGATCGTGCTGGACGCGCTCGGCCCGACGCCGGACCCGGTGCCGGACGCGGTGGTCGCCGAGCGCGGGCTGCTGTCGTTCCGTCACGCGCTGGAGGGCATCCACCGGCCGCAGAAGGACGCGCAATGGCAGCGTGCGCGGGATGCGCTGCGCTTTCAGGAGGCGTTCGTGCTGCAGACCGCGCTGCTCCAGCAGCGCGCCGCGTCCCGAGAGGCCGCCGCCACCCCGCGCCGCGCGGCACCGGACGGACTGCTCGCCCGCTTCGACGCCGCGCTCCCGTTCGAGCTGACCGGGGATCAGGTCGTGGTCGGGCGCGAGATCAGCAGCGACCTCGACTCCGAGGCGGCGATGCACCGCCTGGTCCAGGGCGAGGTCGGCTCGGGCAAGACCCTGGTCGCGCTGCGGGCGATGCTGGCGGTCGCCGACTCGGGGGGCCAGTCGGCCCTGCTCGCGCCCACCGAGGTGCTCGCCGCGCAGCACCTGCGCTCCATCGCCGCGATGCTCGGCCCCGACCTGTCCGCCCAGCTCATGCCGACGCTGCTGACCGGCCAGCTCTCCGCCGCGGAGCGCAAGCGCGCGCTGCTGCGCACGGTGTCCGGCCAGGCGCGCATCGTCGTCGGCACGCACGCCCTGCTCGGCGACGCCGTCACCTTCTTCGACCTCGGTCTCGTCGTCGTGGACGAGCAGCACCGGTTCGGTGTCGAGCAGCGGGAGGCGCTGCGCGCGAAGGGCGGAACGCCTCCGCACGTGCTCGTCCTGACGGCCACGCCCATCCCGCGTACGGTCGCGATGACGGTGTTCGGCGATCTCGACGTGTCGACGATCGCCCAGCTGCCCGCGGGGAGGCAGGGGATCGAGAGCTTCGTCGTCCCGCTGGCCGATCGGCCCGGCTGGGAGCGCCGCATCTGGGAGCGCGCCTCGGAGGAGATCGCGAAGGGTCGCCAGGTCTTCGTCGTGTGCCCGGCGATCGCGGGCAAGGATGCGGAGGACGACGCCGAGGAGCAGCCGGCGGACGCGGACGCCGATCCGTCGGCGCCCGCGCGGCCCGTGGCGAGCGTCGAGTCCGTCGCCGCCCAGGTGCGCGCCGACCCGCTGTTCGCCGGCAAGAGGATCGGCGTGCTGCACGGCAAGCTGCCCTCCGAGACGAAGGACGAGGTGATGCGCGCGTTCGCGGCGGGCGACATCGACCTGCTCGTCGCGACCACCGTCATCGAGGTCGGCGTGAACGTCCCCAACGCCTCGGCGATGGTCGTGATGGACGCTGACCGCTTCGGCGTCTCGCAGCTGCACCAGCTGCGCGGGCGCGTCGGCCGCGGGGACATCCCCGGCCTCTGCCTGCTGGTGACAGCCGCGGAGCAGGGCAGCCTCGCCCGCGAGCGGGTGGAGGCGGTCGCCGCGACCCTGGACGGCTTCGAGCTGGCGAACGTCGATCTCGAGCTGCGCCGCGAGGGCGACGTCCTGGGGAGCCGCCAGTCGGGCGGCCGCTCGTCGTTGCGGCTGCTGCGGGTGGTCAGCGACGGCGAGCTGATCGCCGAGGCGCGCGTCGCCGCGGAGGAGACCCTGTCCGGCGACGGCGGCCTCGCCGCGCATCCCGCCCTCGCCGCCGCCCTTGCCCGCCGCCTCGACGAGACCGAGCGAGCCTTCCTCGGCCGCTCCTGA
- the rnc gene encoding ribonuclease III, producing MVGENTDRSALLEKLGVDIDSELLELALTHRSFAYENGGIPNNERLEFLGDSILGQAVTVKLFRENPDLDEGELAKRRASLVSSVALAEVARSIGLGEYLRLGRGENQSGGREKASILADTVEAIIGAAYLDAGGDEATALVLRLIDPLMADPERFGAAMDPKTSLQEAAAHRGAGLPVYTVTNTGPDHSKTFHATVEVGGLVTATGEGTSKKQAEMAAALTAWTELTNRRARASRG from the coding sequence ATGGTCGGCGAGAACACTGACCGCAGCGCACTTCTGGAGAAGCTCGGAGTCGACATCGACTCCGAGCTTCTCGAGCTTGCGCTGACACACCGCTCGTTCGCGTACGAGAACGGCGGCATCCCCAACAACGAGCGTCTCGAGTTCCTCGGCGACTCCATTCTGGGGCAGGCGGTCACCGTGAAGCTGTTCCGCGAGAACCCGGACCTCGACGAGGGCGAGCTCGCGAAGCGGCGTGCCAGCCTCGTCAGCTCGGTCGCCCTCGCCGAGGTCGCGCGCAGCATCGGGCTGGGGGAGTACCTCCGGCTGGGGCGCGGGGAGAACCAGAGCGGCGGCCGGGAGAAGGCGTCCATCCTCGCGGACACGGTCGAGGCGATCATCGGCGCCGCGTATCTGGATGCCGGCGGTGATGAGGCGACGGCCCTGGTGCTGCGCCTCATCGACCCGCTGATGGCCGACCCGGAGCGCTTCGGCGCTGCGATGGACCCGAAGACCAGCCTGCAGGAGGCCGCCGCGCACCGCGGCGCGGGCCTGCCGGTCTACACGGTGACCAATACCGGTCCCGACCACTCCAAGACCTTCCACGCCACTGTCGAGGTGGGTGGCCTCGTGACCGCGACCGGTGAGGGCACGAGCAAGAAGCAGGCCGAGATGGCCGCCGCGCTCACCGCCTGGACGGAGCTGACGAACCGCCGTGCCCGAGCTTCCCGAGGTTGA